One segment of Brassica napus cultivar Da-Ae chromosome C3, Da-Ae, whole genome shotgun sequence DNA contains the following:
- the LOC106454072 gene encoding uncharacterized protein LOC106454072 has product MALEEDVPVTLTEDEDYSAAIRNGRSLIGRLLNPECQNMTPMLRMMPKIWKIYERVRGIALSKESFQFIFDLETDMQTVMKHSFWTFDDWGMVMDRWMEFPPTDFLQKASVWIRLHKLPVNYLTLKTIKAVSNPIGHVKDIEFDPTKPHLQEYVRVRVIMDLQQPVRDSKLVNLPNGGSTTVDVEYERVRKKCFHCFRLSHEKQRCPLVKAQKNAEASTAEKGKAIAISPVIHRQHNHDLVGSLMPLLAPSVPPGFAPKSIVAPEVFEQMQLYMNCTDPEERRIREFKMKMALQDLSMNPGAQSSYLRLEDPPMISGVQNKNIGRGASLTSEWLKQCKRTLKQKV; this is encoded by the coding sequence ATGGCTCTTGAGGAAGATGTACCGGTGACACTCACGGAGGATGAAGACTACAGTGCGGCGATCCGGAATGGAAGGAGTTTAATAGGGAGACTTTTGAACCCGGAATGTCAAAACATGACGCCTATGCTCCGTATGATGCCAAAGATCTGGAAAATCTATGAACGAGTGAGAGGGATAGCTCTATCTAAGGAAAGTTTTCAGTTCATATTTGACTTGGAGACTGATATGCAGACGGTGATGAAGCACAGTTTCTGGACTTTCGACGACTGGGGAATGGTAATGGATCGTTGGATGGAATTTCCACCGACGGACTTTCTGCAGAAAGCTTCAGTGTGGATACGTCTACACAAGCTACCGGTGAACTATCTGACTTTGAAAACCATAAAAGCAGTCTCCAACCCTATTGGTCATGTAAAGGACATTGAGTTTGATCCGACAAAACCGCATCTCCAAGAATATGTGAGAGTGAGAGTGATTATGGACCTTCAACAACCAGTAAGAGATTCTAAGTTGGTGAACCTGCCTAATGGAGGAAGTACTACAGTGGACGTGGAATATGAAAGAGTGAGAAAGAAGTGTTTCCATTGTTTCAGATTGTCTCATGAGAAGCAGAGATGTCCTCTGGTTAAGGCCCAGAAAAATGCTGAGGCCTCTACAGCAGAGAAGGGGAAAGCTATTGCGATATCCCCAGTGATACATCGTCAACACAACCATGACTTAGTAGGGTCGTTAATGCCTCTACTGGCACCATCAGTCCCTCCTGGTTTCGCCCCCAAATCCATTGTCGCGCCAGAGGTGTTTGAGCAGATGCAGCTTTATATGAACTGTACTGATCCAGAGGAAAGACGCATTAGAGAGTTCAAGATGAAAATGGCGTTGCAAGATCTCTCAATGAACCCTGGAGCTCAAAGCTCATACCTTCGTTTAGAGGATCCCCCAATGATATCTGGAGTCCAAAACAAGAATATAGGGCGCGGCGCGTCTTTGACTTCCGAATGGCTGAAACAGTGTAAGAGAACTCTCAAACAGAAGGTGTAA